In the Lysinibacillus sp. PLM2 genome, one interval contains:
- the rny gene encoding ribonuclease Y, which produces MFEYIISALLGFIVGAAVIYFYMKKVNESKVNGAKSSAELILDEAKREAEALKKEALLEAKDETHKIRTEAEKDIRERRYELQKQENRLLQREENLDRKDETLNKRESSLERKEEILAERQQHIEQMESKVEELVATQKSELERIAALTREEAKDIIIKNVENELSTDIAVMTKEAETRAKEESEKKAREILSLALQRFAADHVAETTVSVVNLPNDEMKGRIIGREGRNIRTLETLTGIDLIIDDTPEAVILSGFDPIRRETARLALEKLVQDGRIHPARIEEMVEKSRREMDEQIRETGEQTTFEVGIHNLHPDLMKILGRMKYRTSYGQNVLKHSIEVAHLSGLLAAELGEDVLLAKRAGLLHDIGKAIDHEVEGSHVEIGVELATKYREHPVVINSIASHHGDTEPTSVIAVIVAAADALSAARPGARSETLENYIRRLEKLEEISESYEGVEKSFAIQAGREIRIIVQPDKIDDLAAHRLARDIRKRIEEELDYPGHIKVTVIRETRAVEYAK; this is translated from the coding sequence ATGTTTGAATACATTATCTCCGCTTTGCTTGGATTCATCGTCGGTGCCGCTGTTATCTATTTCTATATGAAAAAAGTGAATGAATCAAAAGTGAATGGTGCGAAATCTTCTGCTGAGCTTATTTTGGATGAAGCGAAGCGTGAGGCAGAAGCCTTAAAGAAAGAAGCACTACTTGAAGCAAAAGATGAAACTCACAAAATTCGTACTGAAGCAGAAAAAGACATCCGTGAACGCCGGTATGAGCTTCAGAAACAGGAAAACCGGTTATTGCAAAGAGAAGAAAATCTTGATCGCAAGGATGAAACTCTGAATAAGAGAGAATCGAGCTTAGAGCGGAAAGAAGAAATTCTAGCCGAAAGACAACAGCATATTGAACAGATGGAAAGTAAAGTGGAGGAACTCGTTGCGACACAAAAATCAGAACTTGAACGCATTGCGGCTTTAACACGTGAAGAAGCAAAAGACATCATTATCAAAAATGTTGAAAATGAACTTTCGACAGATATTGCAGTGATGACAAAAGAAGCAGAAACACGTGCCAAAGAGGAATCTGAAAAGAAAGCACGAGAAATATTATCACTTGCCCTGCAACGCTTCGCGGCAGATCACGTTGCAGAAACAACTGTGTCGGTTGTAAACTTACCGAATGACGAGATGAAAGGCCGTATTATTGGTCGTGAGGGTCGTAACATTCGAACACTTGAAACACTTACTGGAATCGATTTAATTATTGATGATACACCAGAAGCTGTAATACTTTCTGGTTTTGACCCAATTCGCCGTGAAACAGCACGTCTTGCCCTTGAAAAACTGGTACAAGATGGGCGTATCCACCCAGCTCGAATCGAGGAAATGGTGGAAAAATCACGCCGTGAAATGGACGAGCAAATCCGTGAAACAGGTGAACAAACGACATTTGAAGTAGGCATTCATAATTTACATCCAGACTTAATGAAAATTTTAGGTCGTATGAAATATCGTACAAGCTATGGTCAAAATGTATTAAAACACTCCATAGAAGTTGCTCATCTTTCTGGACTACTTGCTGCTGAGCTTGGTGAAGATGTACTTTTAGCAAAACGTGCAGGCTTATTGCATGATATTGGAAAAGCAATCGATCATGAGGTTGAAGGTAGCCATGTAGAAATCGGAGTAGAACTCGCAACGAAGTACAGAGAGCATCCAGTTGTTATTAACAGTATCGCTTCTCACCATGGTGACACAGAACCAACATCTGTAATTGCAGTAATTGTTGCAGCAGCAGATGCTTTATCTGCAGCGAGACCTGGTGCCCGTAGCGAAACACTTGAAAACTATATTAGACGTCTTGAAAAACTTGAAGAGATTTCAGAGTCTTATGAAGGCGTAGAAAAATCCTTTGCAATTCAAGCTGGACGTGAAATTCGTATTATTGTACAGCCAGATAAAATTGATGACTTAGCCGCACATCGTTTGGCGCGTGATATACGTAAACGAATAGAAGAAGAACTTGATTACCCAGGTCATATTAAGGTGACTGTAATTAGAGAAACACGTGCAGTTGAATATGCGAAATAA
- a CDS encoding tyrosine-protein phosphatase, whose amino-acid sequence MIDIHSHILWDVDDGPSSMEESLEILERASHDGIHGMIATSHYKHPLYSVAFQDVEEKINLLQEELMKNNIPITLYVGHEVRLSNHIINSHQTMQYHTLAKSRYLLLELPSSTVPLYTIAIIQNLIEIGITPIIAHPERNIAILERPAILEKLVNNGAFAQITAGSITGHFGRQIQKRSLQFIQSNLVHTYGSDVHHLTKRPLLFKEGLAYLEKKKLSSKVDSFLKNNQRIINNQPLILMELEHSKM is encoded by the coding sequence TTGATCGATATCCATAGTCACATATTGTGGGATGTAGATGATGGCCCATCTTCAATGGAAGAATCACTTGAAATTTTAGAACGGGCTAGCCATGATGGGATTCATGGAATGATTGCGACTTCTCATTACAAACATCCCCTTTATTCAGTAGCGTTTCAAGATGTAGAAGAAAAAATAAATCTACTACAGGAAGAATTAATGAAAAATAATATTCCTATTACATTATATGTTGGTCATGAAGTAAGACTATCTAATCATATAATCAACTCACATCAAACAATGCAATATCATACTCTCGCGAAGTCTAGATATCTCTTATTAGAACTACCATCATCCACAGTTCCGCTTTATACAATTGCTATTATTCAAAATTTAATAGAAATCGGAATTACACCAATTATCGCTCATCCCGAACGAAATATCGCAATTTTAGAAAGACCAGCTATTTTAGAAAAACTAGTTAATAACGGGGCATTTGCTCAAATCACCGCAGGAAGTATAACAGGACATTTTGGTAGGCAAATACAAAAACGCTCTCTTCAATTCATTCAATCGAATTTGGTTCATACATATGGATCAGATGTACACCACTTAACTAAAAGACCCTTGTTATTTAAGGAAGGATTAGCTTATTTAGAGAAAAAGAAACTATCCAGTAAAGTGGATAGTTTTTTAAAAAATAATCAAAGAATTATTAACAATCAACCTCTTATTTTAATGGAACTGGAACATAGTAAAATGTGA
- a CDS encoding UDP-N-acetylglucosamine 4,6-dehydratase translates to MTYRMRYSVFFALDSAIVLSAIFLSLWILYPTSNFYTDSLIVLSSLTLLITHHMSAHLFRLYNRIWSVASVKELLTISTAVTISVMAASGLQLLNGVFYFRVMIVTWLLMILFIGGSRFLLRLVHDFQNAQKIEKELKRVLIVGAGAAGTMLLRSIKRNPITEYQVVAIVDDDPYKQNLTLHDVKVCGTTHQIPKIVEEKSIDIIILAIPSLGKFGIRQIYERCLQTNAKIKTMPKIEDIMLGKVSVNEIQEIKAKELLGREEIKLDMVPITNKLTNKVILVTGAGGSIGSEICRQVARFEPKHLILLGHGENSIYKIHLELSENINNRNSKITPIIADIQDRKRMLEVVEQFLPDVIYHAAAHKHVPLMECNPIEAVKNNIFGTKNIAEAALTYGVSNFVMISSDKAVNPTNVMGATKRIAEMIIQNYASTSDTIFTAVRFGNVLGSRGSVVPRFQTQIEAGGPVTVTHPEMTRYFMTIPEASRLVIQAGALAEGGEVFVLDMGEPIKIVDLARNLIRLSGYKEEEIGIEFSGIRPGEKMYEELLNPEELQEKNIYPKIHVGKANYLPLNQLMHLLSEIENLASTELKQRMIDLANGKWIVDIYPTNPI, encoded by the coding sequence GTGACTTATCGAATGAGGTATAGTGTTTTCTTTGCTTTGGATTCCGCAATTGTATTATCAGCTATTTTTTTAAGTCTTTGGATACTTTATCCTACTTCAAACTTTTATACAGATTCTCTAATTGTATTAAGTTCTTTGACTCTACTTATTACGCATCATATGTCAGCTCATTTATTTCGTTTATATAATCGCATTTGGAGTGTGGCATCAGTTAAGGAACTTTTAACAATTAGTACCGCTGTTACTATCTCTGTCATGGCAGCTAGTGGACTCCAATTGTTAAATGGTGTTTTTTATTTTAGGGTAATGATTGTAACTTGGTTATTGATGATTTTATTTATTGGAGGTTCACGTTTTTTATTACGATTAGTCCATGATTTTCAAAATGCACAAAAAATAGAAAAAGAATTAAAAAGGGTTCTAATAGTCGGAGCAGGTGCCGCTGGAACAATGCTGCTAAGAAGTATCAAACGGAATCCAATAACAGAATACCAAGTAGTGGCAATTGTAGATGACGATCCATACAAGCAAAACCTAACTTTACATGATGTGAAAGTTTGTGGGACAACCCATCAAATACCAAAAATTGTAGAAGAAAAGTCAATTGATATTATTATTTTAGCTATTCCTTCACTTGGGAAATTTGGTATACGACAAATTTACGAAAGATGCTTACAAACAAACGCAAAGATTAAAACCATGCCAAAAATTGAGGATATTATGCTTGGAAAAGTATCGGTAAATGAAATACAAGAAATAAAGGCAAAAGAATTGTTAGGACGGGAAGAAATTAAACTTGATATGGTTCCTATAACAAATAAATTAACGAATAAAGTGATACTCGTTACAGGTGCTGGAGGGTCAATTGGCTCAGAAATTTGTAGACAAGTAGCTCGATTTGAACCAAAACATTTAATTCTTTTAGGACATGGTGAAAATTCTATTTATAAAATCCATTTAGAACTATCAGAAAATATTAACAATCGAAACTCGAAAATTACCCCGATTATTGCAGATATACAAGACAGAAAGAGAATGTTAGAAGTAGTCGAACAATTCCTCCCAGATGTAATTTACCACGCAGCAGCTCATAAACACGTACCATTAATGGAATGTAATCCAATAGAAGCAGTGAAAAATAACATTTTCGGAACAAAGAATATTGCAGAAGCAGCTCTTACTTATGGTGTTTCAAATTTTGTCATGATTTCAAGTGATAAAGCAGTTAATCCGACAAATGTAATGGGTGCAACGAAACGCATAGCCGAGATGATCATCCAAAATTATGCTTCCACAAGTGACACGATATTTACAGCAGTACGTTTCGGAAATGTACTTGGATCACGTGGTAGTGTCGTACCGAGATTTCAAACGCAAATAGAAGCAGGAGGACCTGTGACGGTTACACACCCCGAAATGACACGCTATTTCATGACCATACCAGAAGCTTCGAGGCTTGTCATACAAGCGGGAGCCCTTGCGGAAGGAGGAGAAGTATTTGTGTTAGATATGGGGGAACCTATAAAAATAGTTGATTTAGCAAGAAATTTAATTCGTTTATCGGGATATAAAGAAGAAGAGATTGGTATTGAATTTTCGGGAATAAGACCGGGAGAAAAAATGTATGAAGAGCTTCTTAACCCTGAAGAGCTCCAAGAAAAGAATATATATCCAAAAATACATGTTGGAAAAGCAAACTATTTACCACTTAATCAGTTAATGCATTTACTTTCTGAAATAGAAAATCTTGCGTCCACAGAACTAAAACAAAGAATGATTGATTTAGCGAATGGGAAGTGGATAGTTGATATATATCCAACGAATCCGATTTAG
- the epsN gene encoding putative pyridoxal phosphate-dependent aminotransferase EpsN, with translation MINSNLLMEQNLKKKIYLSSPHMSDEGYELKYIKEAFETNWIAPFGKNVDEFEKEIVNKVGAKNSVALSSGTAAIHMALKAAGVGEGDIVFCQSLTFSATANPIIYQNAIPVFIDSDHKTWNMCPEALKEAFHKYPQAKAVIVVHLYGLSANMDSIMEICSQYNVAVIEDAAESLGTLYKERQTGTIGDFGVYSFNGNKIITTSSGGMLVSNNLEKMEKVKFWSTQSKDKAKYYQHSELGFNYRMSNILAGIGRGQIKILDQRIQKKKYIFEFYRRELAEIDEIEFMPINNWNNPNYWLSCVTLNGKMKPSNIMDALEQENIESRHLWKPMHMQPYYVKYDYFGTNVSQELFEKGVCLPSDTKMTDDDLERVVNTIKRIWR, from the coding sequence TTGATAAATAGTAACCTATTGATGGAACAAAATTTAAAAAAAAAGATTTATCTCTCATCTCCGCATATGAGTGATGAGGGATATGAGTTGAAATATATTAAAGAAGCCTTTGAGACAAATTGGATAGCACCATTTGGAAAGAATGTAGATGAATTTGAAAAAGAAATAGTAAACAAGGTAGGAGCAAAAAATTCGGTTGCCTTATCTTCTGGGACAGCGGCAATACATATGGCATTAAAGGCTGCGGGAGTTGGAGAGGGAGATATTGTGTTTTGTCAGTCCTTAACCTTCTCAGCAACAGCGAATCCAATTATTTATCAAAATGCGATTCCGGTATTTATTGATAGTGATCATAAAACATGGAATATGTGTCCAGAGGCACTAAAAGAGGCATTTCACAAATATCCCCAAGCTAAAGCTGTGATCGTAGTCCACTTATATGGCTTGTCCGCTAATATGGATTCAATTATGGAAATTTGTAGTCAATATAATGTTGCCGTCATTGAAGATGCTGCAGAAAGCTTGGGGACATTATATAAGGAGCGACAGACAGGTACTATTGGAGATTTTGGTGTTTATTCATTTAATGGTAATAAAATCATCACTACTTCTTCTGGTGGGATGCTTGTATCAAACAATCTGGAAAAAATGGAGAAGGTGAAATTTTGGTCTACTCAATCAAAGGATAAAGCGAAGTATTATCAACATAGTGAACTGGGCTTTAATTATCGTATGAGTAATATTCTTGCTGGTATAGGGAGAGGCCAAATAAAAATACTAGATCAACGAATTCAAAAAAAGAAATATATTTTTGAATTTTATAGAAGAGAATTAGCGGAAATTGATGAAATTGAATTTATGCCAATCAATAATTGGAATAACCCAAACTATTGGTTAAGTTGTGTAACATTAAATGGAAAAATGAAACCATCTAATATAATGGATGCCCTCGAACAAGAAAATATTGAATCGAGGCATCTTTGGAAGCCAATGCATATGCAGCCCTATTACGTAAAGTATGATTATTTTGGTACAAATGTTTCACAAGAACTATTTGAAAAAGGTGTTTGTTTACCTTCGGATACAAAGATGACCGATGATGATTTGGAAAGAGTCGTGAACACTATTAAGAGGATTTGGAGATAA
- a CDS encoding UDP-galactose phosphate transferase produces MNKFNTWIYRDYFKRPMDIILSIIALIILSPLLIIIALLVKIKLGSPVIYKQKRPGLNEKVFTIYKFRTMSDERDEYGILLPDSVRLTKFGRFLRSTSLDELPELINIIKGDMSIVGPRPLSVSYLPYYTEQEKIRHSVRPGLSGLAQINGRNIVKWEQRFYYDQIYVKNITLIGDIKIILKTILLVIKRSDIGESGVNSQIDLDKCRADIFNGSDN; encoded by the coding sequence ATGAATAAATTTAATACGTGGATTTATAGAGATTATTTTAAAAGACCAATGGATATTATTTTATCTATCATTGCGTTAATAATTTTAAGTCCATTATTAATTATAATCGCTCTGTTAGTAAAGATTAAACTAGGTAGTCCAGTAATATACAAACAAAAACGACCAGGGCTAAATGAAAAAGTGTTTACTATATATAAATTTAGAACAATGTCAGATGAGAGGGATGAATACGGGATATTACTTCCGGATAGTGTAAGGTTAACTAAGTTTGGTAGATTTTTAAGATCTACAAGTTTAGACGAATTACCTGAGTTAATCAATATTATTAAAGGAGATATGTCAATTGTTGGACCAAGACCTTTATCAGTATCATATTTACCATATTATACTGAGCAAGAAAAAATTAGACATTCTGTAAGGCCTGGTTTATCAGGATTAGCACAAATTAACGGTAGAAATATTGTTAAGTGGGAACAAAGATTTTACTATGACCAAATCTATGTGAAAAATATTACGTTGATTGGTGATATTAAAATAATTTTAAAAACAATATTACTAGTCATTAAAAGATCTGATATCGGTGAATCAGGAGTTAATTCTCAAATAGATCTTGATAAATGTAGAGCAGATATATTTAATGGATCAGATAATTAA
- a CDS encoding carbamoyl-phosphate-synthetase: MKKLLMLGGTQFQIPAIKKARELGHYVITCDEFENNPGHKYAHEYYSINIFDKDAVLTLAKELNIDGIIAYLSDSLAPIVAYVGEKLGLPSNPYKSVEIISNKEKFRNFLANNQFNVPKAKGYNSYEEVKREIDHFKLPVIIKPVDSSGSRGVSKIESIELLKENVENALSFSRAKRFIVEEFIENFGYQVAADGFSVDGELIFWCFGNGHFSPKYINPVNPFVPVGSSWPSNMPERIQIKIHGVIQRLITLLNMKTSAYNFDIQVDQQENIYIVDIGARNGGNKIPEIIKYATGVDLIEYSIKSSLGEDCNDLTMIKPIGYWCSYLINSQNDGILKDIVIDEELKKTNLVEYELLINKGEKVSAYTGSNHKLGTMILKFSSMSEMLEKIANMNNLLEVKVEDL; the protein is encoded by the coding sequence ATGAAAAAACTTCTTATGCTTGGAGGTACACAGTTTCAAATCCCAGCAATAAAGAAAGCAAGAGAATTAGGTCACTATGTGATTACCTGTGATGAATTTGAAAACAACCCGGGACACAAATATGCCCATGAATATTACTCCATAAATATTTTTGATAAAGATGCTGTTTTAACCTTAGCAAAAGAATTAAATATAGATGGGATAATCGCTTATCTATCAGATTCTTTAGCACCCATTGTAGCCTATGTTGGAGAGAAGTTAGGGTTGCCCTCAAATCCGTATAAATCAGTAGAAATAATTTCTAATAAAGAGAAGTTTAGAAATTTTTTAGCAAACAATCAGTTTAATGTCCCGAAAGCAAAAGGATATAACTCCTATGAAGAAGTTAAAAGAGAAATAGATCATTTTAAGTTGCCAGTAATAATAAAACCTGTTGATTCTTCTGGAAGTAGGGGAGTTTCTAAAATTGAGTCTATTGAATTACTCAAAGAAAATGTAGAAAATGCCCTAAGTTTTTCAAGAGCTAAACGGTTTATCGTAGAGGAATTTATTGAAAATTTTGGATACCAAGTTGCAGCTGATGGATTCTCTGTAGATGGAGAACTTATATTTTGGTGTTTTGGGAATGGTCATTTTTCACCAAAATATATAAATCCAGTAAATCCGTTTGTACCCGTTGGCTCAAGTTGGCCTTCTAATATGCCTGAGCGAATACAGATAAAAATTCATGGCGTGATACAAAGGTTAATAACTTTACTAAATATGAAAACCAGTGCCTATAATTTTGATATACAAGTTGATCAACAAGAAAATATATATATAGTAGATATCGGTGCTCGGAATGGCGGAAATAAAATACCTGAAATTATTAAATATGCAACAGGGGTAGATTTAATCGAATATTCGATTAAATCCTCATTAGGTGAAGACTGTAATGATTTAACAATGATTAAACCCATTGGGTATTGGTGTTCATATTTAATAAATAGTCAGAATGATGGAATACTTAAAGATATTGTTATTGATGAGGAACTTAAAAAAACTAATTTAGTTGAATATGAATTACTAATAAATAAAGGTGAAAAAGTGTCTGCTTACACAGGATCAAATCATAAATTAGGAACAATGATTTTAAAATTTTCATCGATGAGTGAAATGTTAGAAAAAATAGCGAATATGAACAATTTGTTGGAGGTAAAAGTAGAAGATTTATAG
- the lysA_1 gene encoding diaminopimelate decarboxylase: MGIQSNTSLDHLVTPCYLIDENELNNNVLNLKNALNKYWNNFIIGYSVKTNSLPWLLDYFQKNNIFAEIVSDDEYELAQAIGYEKNRLIYNGVLKSKETFIEAIENGSKVNIDTQRELYWLQELSQLNEKKYEVGLRVNFDLEIYCPDESLMGVEGGRFGFCYENGELKNAIDFINSLKNVNLTGLHFHCSTKTRSLNIFRAISIVACEIKRRYSLNLSYIDVGGGFFGGLKNKPQFNDYIKVISDELSKEFNCNDVTLIVEPGTAIVSSPFSFITSVIDVKSTTANNFATIDGSNFNINPLGKKTKFFFNVKYRNKLNRQKIIKKQIISGYTCMEDDRLIVLENYPKLSNGDQIIFEKIGAYTMCFTPLFIKYFPSVYVVKDKSIRLVKEKWSAKELLVNEISNITGCDK, from the coding sequence ATGGGAATTCAATCTAATACATCTTTAGATCATTTAGTAACTCCATGTTATTTAATTGATGAAAACGAATTGAATAATAATGTTTTAAATTTAAAAAATGCTCTAAACAAGTATTGGAATAACTTCATAATTGGTTATTCTGTAAAAACAAATTCTTTACCTTGGTTATTAGATTATTTTCAAAAGAATAACATATTTGCTGAAATAGTGTCAGACGATGAGTATGAACTTGCACAAGCCATTGGTTATGAAAAGAATCGATTAATTTACAACGGTGTTTTGAAGTCAAAAGAGACATTTATCGAAGCTATTGAAAATGGTAGTAAAGTAAATATTGATACCCAAAGGGAACTGTATTGGCTCCAAGAACTTAGTCAATTAAATGAAAAAAAATATGAAGTTGGATTAAGAGTGAACTTTGATTTAGAGATTTATTGCCCTGATGAGTCATTAATGGGTGTTGAAGGCGGGAGATTCGGGTTTTGTTATGAAAACGGCGAACTAAAAAATGCGATTGATTTTATAAATTCTTTAAAGAATGTAAACTTAACTGGTTTGCACTTCCATTGTAGTACAAAAACTAGAAGCTTAAATATATTTAGAGCTATCTCTATAGTAGCTTGTGAAATTAAAAGAAGGTATTCGTTAAATCTAAGTTATATTGATGTTGGTGGAGGATTTTTTGGAGGACTAAAAAATAAGCCGCAATTCAATGATTATATTAAGGTGATTTCAGATGAGCTCAGTAAAGAATTTAATTGTAATGATGTAACATTAATAGTTGAACCTGGAACAGCTATCGTTTCATCTCCTTTTAGTTTTATTACAAGTGTCATAGATGTGAAGTCCACCACAGCAAATAATTTTGCAACAATAGATGGGAGTAATTTTAATATTAATCCACTTGGTAAAAAAACGAAATTTTTTTTCAATGTTAAATATCGGAATAAGTTGAATCGTCAGAAGATTATAAAAAAGCAAATTATTTCAGGTTATACATGTATGGAAGATGATAGGTTAATTGTACTTGAGAATTATCCTAAACTCTCAAACGGGGATCAAATCATATTTGAAAAAATAGGTGCCTATACTATGTGCTTTACACCATTATTTATCAAGTATTTTCCAAGTGTCTATGTTGTTAAAGATAAGTCAATTCGATTAGTGAAAGAAAAATGGAGTGCAAAAGAATTATTAGTCAATGAAATTAGTAATATAACCGGTTGTGATAAATAA
- a CDS encoding glycosyl transferase — protein sequence MQTMLIKLCRFIPDSIYLKLLFYKNVKKFLNLKNPTTFNEKLQWLKLNDRKQEYTKLVDKYEVRNYIKEEIGEKYLIPLLAVWNNASEIDFSKLPNQFVLKCNHDSRSVIICKDKRKINIQKTVKKLNMHLKQNAYWYGREWPYKNVKPLILAEEFLEEEINQPLVDYKVLCFNGKAKFVQVHCGRGTENYTQDFYDLEWNRTTIGQKGINHSKVPLNKPVFLKKMIFLSEILAKDFIHVRVDWYFVKDQLYFGELTFFDGSGFLPFSKTHDDVLLGNLINIQ from the coding sequence ATGCAAACTATGTTAATTAAGTTATGCCGTTTTATCCCTGACTCTATTTACTTAAAACTTCTATTTTATAAAAACGTAAAAAAATTCTTAAATTTGAAAAATCCAACTACATTTAATGAAAAATTACAATGGCTAAAATTGAATGACCGTAAACAAGAATATACAAAATTAGTAGATAAATATGAAGTTAGAAATTATATAAAAGAAGAAATTGGTGAAAAATACTTGATTCCATTGTTAGCAGTTTGGAATAATGCCTCTGAAATTGATTTTAGTAAATTGCCAAATCAATTTGTACTCAAATGTAACCATGATTCAAGGAGTGTAATAATTTGTAAGGATAAAAGGAAAATAAATATACAAAAAACAGTTAAGAAGCTTAATATGCATTTAAAACAAAATGCTTATTGGTATGGTAGAGAGTGGCCATATAAAAATGTTAAACCACTTATACTAGCAGAAGAATTTTTAGAGGAAGAGATTAATCAGCCATTAGTTGATTATAAGGTTTTATGTTTTAATGGGAAAGCTAAATTTGTTCAGGTACATTGTGGTCGGGGTACAGAAAATTACACACAAGATTTTTACGATCTAGAATGGAATCGTACTACGATAGGGCAAAAAGGTATTAACCATTCAAAAGTACCTTTAAATAAACCCGTTTTTCTTAAAAAAATGATATTTTTATCTGAGATATTAGCCAAAGATTTTATTCATGTAAGAGTAGATTGGTATTTTGTTAAAGATCAACTTTACTTTGGAGAACTTACTTTTTTTGACGGTTCAGGTTTTTTGCCCTTTTCTAAAACTCATGATGATGTCTTGTTAGGAAATTTAATAAATATTCAATAG
- the wzx gene encoding lipopolysaccharide biosynthesis protein produces MISVELNKKVRHGTKWSFIAEVSSKLMIPITTMVLARILTPEMFGIVTTIVMIISFAEMIADSGFQKFLVQREFFTIEEKEECTNVAFWTNLFIAFTMWGLIVIFSEQLASLVGNPGFGHVISIAGISLPLTAFSSIQMALLKRDFDFKSIFYVRLIGDFIPIFITIPLAFIFNNYWALIIGTIATNISNVIIFTIRSKWKPKLLYDFKVLKKMFSFSSWSLVEEITIWSTLYIGTFLVSSFLSLYYLGIYRNSMGIVNQIMAIIAGATMPIVFSTLSRLQDQPGKIIYVFLKFQRLVAIFVLPLGVGIFMYRDILTYLLLGNQWNEASEFIGLWGLMSSLTIVFGYLSSELYRALGKPKLSVLAQVLYLLFLIPVLIITSQISFSALYIARSLLIVVSIFIDMFFVWFAIKINPIKLLSNVFPLIISSCLMGLFAFGLRQLSQNIYLVIVSIVLCIIFYFSIIMIFKNIRHELIKVIKPFLKLDIKVFNRSKTLEKN; encoded by the coding sequence TTGATAAGTGTTGAATTAAATAAAAAAGTTAGACATGGGACTAAATGGTCATTTATTGCTGAAGTCTCTTCAAAACTTATGATACCAATTACAACCATGGTTTTGGCCAGAATTTTAACACCCGAAATGTTTGGTATCGTTACTACTATTGTAATGATTATTAGTTTTGCAGAAATGATTGCTGATTCTGGATTTCAGAAGTTCTTAGTACAGCGCGAGTTTTTTACTATTGAAGAAAAAGAAGAATGCACAAATGTAGCCTTTTGGACCAATCTTTTTATAGCTTTTACAATGTGGGGACTAATTGTAATTTTTAGTGAGCAATTAGCTAGTTTAGTAGGAAATCCTGGGTTTGGTCATGTTATATCGATAGCGGGAATTTCATTACCATTAACAGCATTCTCAAGTATACAAATGGCTTTACTTAAAAGAGATTTTGATTTTAAATCCATATTTTATGTCCGTTTAATCGGTGATTTTATTCCCATTTTTATTACTATCCCCTTAGCATTTATTTTTAATAATTATTGGGCGCTTATAATTGGAACAATCGCAACTAATATTTCTAATGTAATAATCTTTACAATTCGATCAAAATGGAAACCAAAGCTTTTGTATGACTTTAAAGTATTAAAAAAAATGTTTTCATTTAGTTCATGGTCATTAGTCGAAGAAATTACAATTTGGTCTACTTTATATATTGGTACTTTTTTGGTAAGTAGTTTTTTAAGTCTTTATTATCTTGGAATCTATAGAAATTCAATGGGAATTGTAAATCAGATAATGGCAATAATTGCAGGTGCTACAATGCCAATTGTCTTCTCGACATTATCTAGGTTACAAGATCAGCCTGGGAAGATTATTTATGTGTTTCTTAAATTCCAACGATTAGTAGCTATTTTTGTACTACCTTTAGGTGTAGGGATATTTATGTATCGAGATATTCTTACATACTTACTTTTAGGAAATCAGTGGAATGAGGCAAGTGAATTTATAGGACTATGGGGATTAATGAGCTCTTTAACAATTGTTTTTGGGTATCTTTCAAGTGAACTCTATCGTGCTTTAGGAAAGCCAAAGCTTTCAGTGTTAGCTCAAGTGTTATATCTATTATTTCTTATCCCGGTATTAATAATAACTTCTCAAATTAGTTTTAGTGCATTATATATCGCTAGATCATTATTAATAGTAGTATCTATTTTTATTGATATGTTTTTTGTATGGTTCGCAATAAAAATCAATCCAATTAAACTTTTATCAAATGTATTTCCATTAATAATAAGTTCTTGTTTAATGGGTTTATTTGCGTTTGGTTTAAGACAACTTAGCCAAAATATTTATTTGGTGATCGTTTCAATAGTTCTCTGTATCATATTCTATTTTTCTATTATTATGATCTTTAAAAATATACGTCATGAACTTATAAAAGTTATAAAACCTTTTCTGAAATTGGATATAAAAGTGTTTAATAGAAGTAAAACTTTAGAAAAAAACTAA